In Coleofasciculus chthonoplastes PCC 7420, the following proteins share a genomic window:
- a CDS encoding NB-ARC domain-containing protein — MTNSLSASTEGLTIVDRARKRYGWTKTSTACWWEDAHTSRATLRRFWRGERIQKDAFISICQAVGISDWQAIAQFPESLNPNVPELQSPLIDWDEAPDLDHFYGRIQSLNQLEEWITKDNCKLVAIVGMGGIGKTALTVALCDRIQSDFDCLLWRSLTYQPSLLTLLDSILNTFEPTVIQDIHSGIRQLRHYLQQRRCLLVLDGFDSVLHQKDNIEDYSKLWQTLSRKRHQSCILITSREQLPGFDAIAANSKGVRCFRLQGLEQADAMALLQTGGFTGQEQGLSALCQLYRGNPLALKTIIPLIQSIFAGNVTAFRLQNTIVIGDRLQALLTQQFDRLSESERSIAYWLAIWQEPITLCRLQSHLLYASDPSVILTGIAALETRSLLEKRFSADTPSFTLQPMVMKVATDRLIEQAVREINQVIQSDDISHLHILRTHWLMRPGTDDIAGDRLIFQLREQLFHVYGDSFSQTLLQILFRLQDCSPQVVGYARCNLTALLQEF; from the coding sequence ATGACTAACTCGCTCTCCGCATCCACAGAAGGATTAACCATTGTAGACCGAGCCAGGAAACGTTATGGCTGGACGAAAACTAGCACCGCCTGTTGGTGGGAGGATGCTCATACCTCTAGAGCGACTCTACGCCGCTTTTGGCGCGGGGAACGGATTCAAAAAGATGCCTTTATTTCTATCTGTCAAGCCGTGGGTATCAGCGATTGGCAGGCGATCGCACAATTCCCAGAAAGCCTAAACCCTAATGTACCGGAACTCCAGTCTCCCCTGATTGATTGGGATGAAGCGCCGGATCTGGATCATTTCTATGGACGAATTCAATCGTTAAATCAGTTAGAGGAGTGGATTACTAAAGATAATTGTAAACTCGTGGCAATTGTCGGAATGGGTGGGATTGGCAAAACCGCCCTCACCGTTGCTCTATGCGATCGCATCCAGTCTGACTTTGATTGTCTCTTATGGCGATCGCTAACTTACCAACCCTCCCTGCTAACGCTACTCGACAGTATCCTGAATACGTTTGAACCAACCGTTATTCAAGATATTCACTCAGGAATAAGGCAACTCAGACATTATCTACAACAGCGTCGCTGTCTACTGGTACTTGATGGGTTTGATTCGGTGTTGCACCAGAAAGACAATATTGAGGACTACAGTAAATTGTGGCAAACCTTAAGCCGCAAACGCCATCAGAGTTGTATTCTAATCACCAGTCGCGAACAACTCCCCGGATTTGATGCGATCGCGGCTAACTCGAAAGGGGTTCGCTGCTTCAGGTTGCAAGGCTTAGAACAGGCTGATGCAATGGCATTACTGCAAACTGGCGGATTCACGGGTCAAGAACAGGGATTATCGGCTCTGTGCCAACTGTACCGGGGTAATCCATTGGCATTGAAAACCATAATACCGTTGATTCAGTCGATTTTTGCCGGGAATGTTACCGCGTTTCGCCTCCAGAATACTATCGTTATCGGCGATCGCCTGCAAGCGTTACTCACCCAGCAATTCGATAGATTGTCTGAATCTGAACGATCCATTGCCTACTGGTTAGCCATTTGGCAGGAACCGATCACATTATGCCGATTGCAAAGCCATTTGCTCTATGCTTCTGATCCGAGTGTCATTTTAACTGGGATTGCGGCGTTAGAGACGCGATCGCTCCTAGAAAAACGATTCAGCGCTGATACACCCTCCTTTACCCTGCAACCCATGGTGATGAAAGTCGCAACGGATCGATTAATAGAACAAGCCGTCAGGGAAATTAATCAGGTTATCCAAAGCGATGATATCAGCCATCTGCACATCTTGAGAACCCACTGGCTAATGCGCCCCGGTACTGATGATATTGCAGGCGATCGTCTTATCTTTCAACTCCGGGAACAATTGTTTCATGTGTATGGCGATTCCTTCTCTCAAACCCTGCTGCAAATTCTCTTCCGGCTACAGGATTGCTCTCCTCAAGTTGTGGGCTATGCCCGATGCAATCTCACGGCACTTCTTCAGGAGTTCTGA
- a CDS encoding alpha/beta fold hydrolase encodes MTPTRNTVSLPEIQLSYLEWNQGSEPLLLLHGLADHALVWSSLAEYLAESYHIIAPDMRGHGESSKPDDDYTFASAIADLEALMDHLGWSSAHIIGHSWTGKLAPIWAKQHPERFRSMVLVDPIFIWKMPSMLKVTFPLLYRILPFLKGMGPFESYEDAEQKVRQLSQYQDWTPLQQQVFQASIEQKPDGSWGSKFTVAARDGTFEDVMLVAGLTVPIHIPTLFVQPEKGVNRQDWQLKPYKTYLKNLQVCQVPGNHWPFLVAPEEFNRTVEAFLEQHREATAEPG; translated from the coding sequence ATGACACCGACACGGAACACTGTATCCTTACCTGAAATCCAACTGTCTTATCTAGAGTGGAATCAAGGTTCTGAACCCTTGCTACTGCTCCATGGTTTAGCGGATCACGCTTTAGTGTGGTCGAGTTTAGCCGAGTATCTGGCTGAGAGTTATCATATCATCGCTCCCGATATGCGGGGTCATGGGGAGAGTAGTAAGCCTGACGATGATTATACCTTTGCCAGTGCGATCGCGGACTTAGAAGCCCTGATGGATCACTTGGGATGGTCATCAGCCCATATAATTGGACATTCCTGGACGGGTAAATTAGCCCCGATTTGGGCAAAACAGCATCCCGAACGGTTTCGCAGCATGGTTTTGGTTGATCCGATTTTTATCTGGAAAATGCCTAGTATGCTCAAGGTTACATTCCCTTTGTTATACCGGATTTTACCGTTTCTCAAAGGAATGGGTCCGTTTGAGAGTTATGAAGACGCTGAACAGAAAGTACGCCAGTTAAGTCAATATCAAGATTGGACGCCGTTACAGCAGCAAGTTTTTCAAGCCAGTATTGAACAGAAACCCGATGGTTCTTGGGGGAGTAAGTTTACCGTGGCTGCCCGTGATGGTACGTTTGAAGATGTGATGCTCGTCGCCGGATTAACGGTTCCGATTCATATCCCTACCCTGTTCGTGCAACCGGAAAAAGGGGTGAATCGCCAAGACTGGCAACTGAAACCCTATAAAACCTATTTGAAAAATTTACAAGTTTGTCAGGTTCCTGGTAATCATTGGCCCTTTTTAGTCGCGCCAGAAGAATTTAACCGAACGGTAGAAGCGTTTTTAGAGCAACATAGAGAAGCTACCGCTGAACCTGGATGA
- a CDS encoding peptidoglycan recognition protein family protein — MAFTASVISTKEWDARPPRQWAGETRPQYIIIHHTATPNPPNDVSRGTLTGAKTFTRSIQTAHVDGFGWIDSGHNFLNTTGGYLLEGRHGSLTAAKQGRSVRSSHAGSNKGNQSPGIENEGTFITYQMNAKQWDSLVELCASICSTTKINPDNILGHRDFSPTQCPGDWLYSQLPRLRQEVRQRLGASFIEVLREGDTGLRVKELQQILSAQGFNPGPIDGIFGAGTEDAVVLFQKFYGLEPDGLVGPNTWKVLERVSQPTQPPPIDTGTPTAPDTTPGGSKPLNPQTPFTQVQLLDTYRYYRELPHQTQAIQWLQAQLSEATLVEFSQKWRNQPLEPFLPLQEGSVGSQVKQVQEVLQQEGFDPGPADGIYGAKTKAAVIAFQRSKGMTADGIVGAVTWSVLNLV; from the coding sequence ATGGCATTTACGGCTAGTGTTATTTCTACCAAGGAATGGGACGCCAGACCCCCAAGACAGTGGGCAGGAGAAACGCGACCGCAATATATTATCATTCATCATACGGCAACTCCTAACCCCCCTAATGATGTATCGAGAGGCACATTGACAGGAGCCAAAACCTTCACCCGCAGCATTCAAACTGCCCATGTAGATGGCTTTGGCTGGATTGATTCGGGTCACAATTTTTTGAACACGACGGGCGGATATTTGTTAGAAGGCAGACATGGAAGTCTGACGGCGGCTAAACAAGGACGCAGTGTGCGTTCATCCCATGCGGGTAGTAATAAAGGGAATCAGTCGCCAGGTATTGAAAATGAAGGCACATTTATCACCTATCAAATGAATGCCAAACAGTGGGATAGTTTGGTTGAATTATGCGCCTCGATTTGCTCAACGACTAAGATTAACCCGGATAATATTCTCGGGCATCGCGACTTTTCTCCTACTCAATGTCCTGGAGATTGGTTATATAGTCAATTACCTCGCTTACGCCAGGAAGTCCGTCAGCGATTAGGAGCATCTTTCATCGAAGTTTTGCGGGAAGGAGACACCGGACTACGAGTGAAAGAACTCCAACAAATTCTCAGCGCTCAAGGGTTTAATCCGGGTCCAATTGATGGTATTTTTGGCGCGGGTACTGAAGATGCGGTAGTTTTGTTCCAAAAGTTTTATGGGTTAGAACCTGATGGTTTGGTTGGACCGAATACGTGGAAGGTGTTAGAACGGGTGTCTCAACCGACACAGCCACCTCCCATCGATACTGGGACTCCGACAGCGCCGGATACAACACCGGGGGGAAGTAAACCTTTGAATCCACAAACTCCTTTCACCCAGGTTCAACTCCTCGATACCTATAGGTATTACCGGGAACTCCCCCATCAAACCCAAGCCATTCAGTGGTTACAAGCACAACTATCTGAGGCGACATTGGTGGAGTTTTCCCAAAAATGGCGCAATCAACCGTTAGAGCCTTTTTTACCACTCCAGGAAGGTTCCGTGGGTTCCCAAGTGAAGCAAGTCCAAGAGGTTTTGCAGCAAGAAGGCTTTGATCCGGGTCCTGCTGATGGGATCTATGGTGCCAAGACAAAAGCCGCCGTTATTGCGTTTCAGCGCTCAAAGGGGATGACTGCAGATGGGATTGTGGGGGCGGTGACGTGGTCTGTTCTGAATTTAGTATAA
- a CDS encoding RNA-guided endonuclease InsQ/TnpB family protein, translated as MLLGFKTELRLNNKQRTALAKHCGVSRHAWNWGLGLTKQILDHNRDNPEDKIKFPTGIDLHKWLVAQVKPICPWYYEVSKCAPQYALRQLAQAWKDAFKKNKKPPRFKRKGKHDSFTLDGSIQLDHFKIRVPKIGWLRTYERLPVRFQPKSVTISRTADRWFISFKMDFELVNRPKLYPVVGVDLGIKALAVLSTGIVVEGAKSYQKYEKKLSRMQWLNRHKQIGSANWKKAQVKIARLHRKIANIRKDTLHKLTSYLAQNHSRIGVENLNVSGMMANHKLAKAIQDMGFHEFKRQLEYKCQLYGATLVEVDRWYPSTKTCSQCHTVKDEMPLSERVFRCDNCGFECDRDLNASLNLELAAS; from the coding sequence ATGCTTTTAGGATTCAAGACAGAATTAAGACTGAACAACAAGCAACGAACCGCATTAGCTAAACATTGTGGTGTTTCTCGCCATGCGTGGAATTGGGGTCTAGGTTTAACCAAGCAAATACTTGATCACAATCGGGACAATCCAGAGGATAAAATCAAGTTCCCCACTGGGATTGACCTGCATAAGTGGCTAGTAGCGCAGGTTAAACCCATCTGTCCTTGGTACTATGAGGTGAGTAAATGCGCTCCCCAGTATGCGCTAAGGCAGTTAGCCCAAGCATGGAAAGATGCGTTTAAGAAGAATAAAAAACCACCTCGGTTTAAGCGTAAAGGAAAGCATGACAGCTTCACTCTAGACGGGTCAATTCAGCTTGACCATTTCAAGATTAGAGTTCCTAAAATTGGTTGGCTGAGGACGTATGAGCGATTGCCCGTTCGATTTCAGCCCAAGTCTGTGACTATATCCAGAACGGCTGACCGATGGTTCATTAGCTTCAAAATGGACTTTGAATTAGTCAACCGCCCCAAGCTTTATCCCGTAGTGGGAGTTGATTTGGGAATCAAAGCATTAGCCGTCTTGTCTACAGGTATCGTGGTAGAAGGAGCAAAAAGTTACCAAAAGTACGAGAAAAAGCTTTCTCGTATGCAATGGCTAAACCGTCACAAACAGATTGGTTCCGCTAACTGGAAAAAAGCCCAAGTCAAGATAGCCCGTCTGCACCGCAAGATAGCCAATATCAGAAAAGATACATTACACAAGCTCACCTCTTATTTAGCCCAGAACCACAGCAGAATAGGAGTGGAAAATCTTAATGTATCCGGAATGATGGCTAATCACAAATTAGCTAAAGCCATCCAAGATATGGGCTTTCATGAGTTTAAACGCCAATTAGAGTACAAATGTCAATTGTACGGAGCAACCTTGGTTGAGGTAGATCGATGGTATCCTTCAACCAAAACTTGCTCCCAGTGCCACACCGTTAAAGACGAAATGCCCCTATCTGAGCGGGTTTTCCGGTGTGACAACTGCGGATTTGAGTGTGACAGAGACTTAAACGCATCACTCAATTTAGAACTTGCCGCCAGTTAG
- a CDS encoding Uma2 family endonuclease, with product MVQTPTKILTLEEFIEQPETEPASEYINGQIIQKPMPQGEHSAIQTELAPAINAALRSKRIARAFSELRCTFGGRSIVPDIAVFTWERIPRQENGRVANIFAIAPDWTIEILSPDQSQTKVTKNILHCLKYDSKMGWLIDPEEQSVFVYRSDRPTNVFDQPESRLPVPEFAKDFNLTVRELFDWLLE from the coding sequence ATGGTACAAACACCGACTAAAATTCTAACATTAGAAGAGTTTATCGAACAGCCAGAAACCGAACCTGCGAGTGAGTATATCAACGGGCAAATTATCCAAAAACCAATGCCTCAAGGAGAACATAGTGCCATTCAAACTGAGTTAGCCCCCGCCATTAACGCCGCCCTCAGATCAAAGCGAATTGCGCGGGCGTTTTCTGAACTTCGGTGTACATTTGGCGGACGATCAATTGTGCCTGATATTGCTGTATTTACTTGGGAGAGGATTCCCCGACAGGAGAATGGTAGGGTGGCGAATATTTTTGCGATCGCGCCGGATTGGACGATTGAGATTCTCTCCCCTGACCAAAGCCAAACAAAAGTTACTAAAAATATTCTGCACTGTTTAAAGTACGATAGCAAGATGGGATGGCTCATTGATCCAGAGGAACAGTCAGTCTTTGTTTATCGTTCAGATCGACCAACGAATGTTTTTGATCAACCAGAATCACGTTTACCCGTTCCAGAATTTGCTAAAGACTTCAATCTGACTGTGAGAGAGTTGTTTGATTGGTTGTTGGAGTAA